From Harpia harpyja isolate bHarHar1 chromosome 19, bHarHar1 primary haplotype, whole genome shotgun sequence, one genomic window encodes:
- the CRB2 gene encoding protein crumbs homolog 2 isoform X2: MQLPQKSNEILSPLGSMQNGSTRNPGWACNFGDSLLGAEITGTSYSENDSSCSSSPCENGGSCKDLEGGYQCTCPMEPVAYMGINCELLYDACIKHECPARRICNRTPGLLEYECICMPGFTGIDCNININECESNPCKDPHFECVDSVNGYTCECQTELNGEGCQTESSVCSSHPCLNNGTCVEGPGEYTCICQPGFTGANCRDNIDECASNPCQNGAICRDRVNEYSCFCVPGFQGYNCEIDINECASRPCKNNGTCLNEMDHYLCKCVPGYTGMNCDAEIDECDSDPCQNGALCNDHVGFYTCTCAPGYQGIHCEVDINECVSQPCQHNGTCHDLINSYRCDCSDTGFEGNHCELDILECASEPCLNSATCVEGIKNYGCACWPGYTGQHCEEDVDECATEPCHNGGVCFERSNQAYYGTRPDFPSNFSYSQAAGFLCWCQPGFAGETCFTNIDECESQPCQNGGLCVDLINGFLCHCLPGYSGVECAVNINECEEGPCKNGAVCEDGIADYTCHCVPSQDGIIWGGKNCSVKLTGCQTHDCQNEALCIPTYQAESHGHLCQCQPGFYDATCSTPTTFSFASRGYLLIELPVNNQSRRDVAGDQLASVSLRFRTTLPSAILFYRGHEAEYLFLELLDGILHAGLKREDAGYTLTLEGLRVDDGQWHKVEVVLHSTVQLKLWHDSCDAGVCLQSSPLPQGTALIPHAFLNMYVGGAEDPMANNTQSQQGFVGCLEDFQVDAEAVLPMDLPVGESSPVKLGCDRTEWCLSQPCFHGGLCVDLWATFRCDCSRPYGGPACSYEHPAATFGLENSTSFASFSLSDSLGANFNISFFIRSRKPNGLLLQIGNETDPCLTIYLKNGKLKIEMVSTDTVTFPENLVDGRRHLVALSFQGGIVGAHLSDTYLELGQLVARPLLVGYEVYIGGHPNPDSADLWGGYFKGCLQDIQLNSHQIQFFQVENYSLPQELNRTQNGNLVNGCISDNTCKSEPCQNGGRCIVTWNDFRCSCPANFTGKFCEERVWCESDPCPEATTCIDVLAGYVCLANATFNSYAAVEFTTNTSVTRTLSSLHIDFRTRDEDAVLLRAVEEVDFLQIAIKNSSLLIDIRSGNSIEGVSFLSQKSVTDGAWHTISVSMEEPSALSSRWLVRLDGSVNMTLQGNAGNLDFLKNNALIVLAENFTGCLGQVKIGGIYLPFTAHLSYPQPEQFQQSSRRTIQLGCTGADVCASSPCLNAGTCEDLFNSFSCACSAGWGGLLCESNIDDCQSSPCVHGDCVDAVADFQCECFRGFIGKKCDINVDDCVRHQCLNGATCVDGVYGYSCKCPPQYSGPRCEWPFPPEQCGKNFTCLNGGKCISESWGANCTCKPGFTGRNCQININKCDPNPCQNGGTCQDSENKYECLCSASYTGERCDINQPLWAHLSNSSVVGAVGAAGAALLLAVVAVTAIAMKRRRATQGTYSPSRQEKDGARVEMWNVIKMPPTERLI, encoded by the exons GAACTTCATACTCTGAAAATGATAGCAGCTGTTCCTCATCCCCATGTGAAAATGGTGGCAGCTGTAAGGATTTGGAAGGGGGTTACCAGTGCACCTGCCCCATGGAGCCTGTAGCCTATATGGGTATAAACTGTGAACTCCTCTATGATGCATGCATTAAACATGAGTGTCCTGCCCGTAGGATTTGCAACAGGACTCCAGGACTCCTGGAATATGAATGCATCTGTATGCCTGGCTTTACAGGTATTGATTGTAACATTAATATTAATGAGTGTGAGAGCAACCCTTGTAAAGATCCTCATTTTGAATGTGTAGATAGTGTAAATGGATACACCTGTGAATGCCAAACAGAACTGAATGGAGAAGGCTGCCAAACAGAAAGCTCTGTGTGCTCTAGCCACCCCTGCCTAAATAACGGGACATGTGTCGAGGGTCCTGGGGAGTATACCTGCATCTGCCAGCCTGGCTTCACCGGGGCCAACTGCAGAGACAACATTGATGAGTGCGCCTCCAATCCCTGCCAGAACGGAGCCATCTGCCGAGACAGGGTGAATGAGTATAGCTGTTTCTGTGTGCCTGGGTTCCAAGGATACAACTGTGAAATAGACATCAACGAGTGTGCGTCCCGGCCCTGTAAAAACAATGGCACCTGCCTGAATGAGATGGATCACTATTTGTGCAAGTGCGTCCCCGGCTACACAG GTATGAACTGTGATGCTGAAATAGATGAATGTGATTCAGACCCTTGCCAGAATGGGGCCTTGTGCAATGATCATGTTGGGTTCTACACCTGCACCTGTGCACCAGGTTACCAAGGAATCCACTGTGAGGTGGACATTAATGAATGTGTGAGCCAACCATGCCAGCACAATGGGACATGTCATGACCTCATTAACAG CTACCGTTGTGACTGCAGTGACACAGGCTTTGAGGGGAACCACTGTGAGTTGGATATCCTGGAGTGTGCCTCTGAACCCTGTCTGAACAGTGCCACATGCGTGGAGGGAATCAAAAACTACGGCTGTGCCTGCTGGCCAG GTTACACAGGACAGCACTGTGAAGAGGATGTGGATGAGTGTGCGACAGAACCCTGTCACAACGGAGGTGTATGCTTTGAGCGATCCAACCAAGCCTATTATGGAACACGACCTGACTTCCCCAGTAATTTCAGCTATAGCCAAGCAGCTGGTTTCCTCTGTTGGTGCCAGCCAGGCTTTGCAG GGGAGACCTGCTTTACTAACATTGATGAGTGCGAGTCCCAGCCGTGTCAGAATGGAGGGCTCTGCGTGGACCTTATTAATGGCTTCCTTTGTCATTGCCTACCAGGTTATTCAG GTGTGGAATGTGCTGTTAACATCAATGAGTGTGAGGAGGGTCCCTGCAAGAATGGAGCTGTCTGTGAGGATGGCATTGCTGACTATACCTGCCACTGTGTCCCTAGCCAGGATGGCATTATATGGGGAGGGAAGAACTGCTCTGTCAAGCTCACTGGGTGCCAGACGCATGACTGCCAAAATGAGGCCTTGTGCATCCCAACCTACCAAGCTGAGAGCCACGGCCACCTGTGCCAGTGCCAGCCTGGTTTCTATGATGCCACATGCTCAACACCAAcaacattttcctttgcttccagagGGTATCTCCTCATTGAGCTGCCCGTGAACAATCAGAGCAGGAGGGACGTAGCAGGAGATCAGCTTGCCAGCGTGTCCCTCCGGTTCCGAACCACCTTGCCCAGCGCTATCCTTTTTTACCGAGGCCATGAAGCTGAATACTTGTTCCTGGAGCTCCTTGATGGCATTCTGCATGCAGGACTGAAGAGGGAGGATGCTGGGTACACGCTGACCCTGGAGGGGCTGAGAGTTGATGATGGCCAGTGGCATAAAGTTGAAGTTGTTCTGCACAGCACTGTGCAGCTAAAGCTCTGGCATGACTCTTGTGATGCAGGTGTCTGCCTGCAGagctctcctctcccacaaggcACTGCTTTGATCCCACATGCCTTCCTGAACATGTATGTTGGAGGTGCTGAGGATCCAATGGCCAACAACACACAGAGCCAGCAAGGCTTTGTCGGCTGCCTGGAAGACTTTCAGGTAGATGCTGAAGCTGTGCTCCCGATGGATCTGCCTGTGGGCGAGTCCTCCCCAGTGAAGCTGGGCTGTGACCGGACAGAGTGgtgcctctcccagccctgctttcatggaggactgtgtgTGGACCTTTGGGCAACCTTCAGGTGTGACTGTTCAAGGCCTTATGGAGGCCCAGCTTGCTCATATG agCACCCAGCAGCAACATTTGGCCTAGAGAACTCCACCAGCTTtgcctctttctccctttctgatAGCCTTGGTGCAAACTTCAACATCTCCTTTTTCATTCGTAGTCGGAAACCTAACGGTTTGCTACTGCAAATCGGCAATGAAACTGACCCCTGTCTCACCATATACTTGAAGAATGGCAAGCTGAAGATAGAGATGGTATCTACAGATACTGTGACGTTTCCAGAAAATTTAGTTGATGGGAGAAGACATTTGGTAGCCTTGTCTTTTCAAGGAGGAATTGTGGGTGCTCACCTATCAGACACATACTTGGAGCTAGGACAGCTCGTAGCAAGACCTCTTTTAGTTGGTTATGAAGTGTATATTGGTGGACATCCTAACCCAGACAGCGCTGATCTGTGGGGAGGCTATTTTAAAGGCTGTTTGCAAGACATCCAACTGAACAGCCACCAAATACAGTTTTTTCAGGTTGAGAACTACAGTCTGCCACAGGAACTCAATAGGACTCAAAATGGTAATCTTGTGAATGGCTGCATCTCTGATAACACCTGCAAG tctgaACCATGTCAGAATGGTGGCAGATGCATTGTCACTTGGAATGATTTCCGTTGCAGCTGTCCAGCAAATTTCACTGGGAAATTTTGCGAAGAGAGAGTCTGGTGTGAAAGTGACCCATGTCCTGAAGCTACCACCTGTATAGATGTTCTAGCAGGATACGTGT GTCTGGCTAATGCAACATTTAATAGTTATGCTGCTGTTGAATTTACCACCAATACATCAGTGACTAGAACTCTGAGCAGCCTCCACATAGATTTCAGAACCAGGGATGAAGATGCTGTTTTGCTTCGGGCTGTGGAAGAAGTGGATTTCCTCCAGATAGCCATTAAGAACTCCTCCCTGCTTATTGACATCAGGAGTGGGAATAGCATCGAAGGTGTCAGCTTCCTGAGTCAGAAGTCCGTCACGGATGGTGCCTGGCACACCATCTCTGTGTCTATGGAAGAGCCATCTGCGCTTTCTTCCAGATGGCTGGTTCGTTTGGATGGGTCTGTTAATATGACTCTGCAGGGAAATGCTGGGAACTTGGACTTCCTAAAGAACAATGCACTGATTGTTCTAGCTGAAAATTTCACTGGCTGCCTAGGACAAGTGAAGATAGGGGGGATCTACCTGCCGTTCACTGCCCATCTCTCGTACCCCCAGCCAGAACAGTTCCAGCAGTCCAGCAGAAGGACCATCCAGCTGGGCTGCACTGGGGCTGATGTTTGCGCTTCCAGCCCTTGCCTCAATGCTGGCACGTGCGAGGACTTGTTCAATTCCTTCAGCTGTGCCTGCAGcgctggctggggggggctgctgtGTGAATCTAACATTGATGACTGCCAGTCAAGCCCATGTGTTCATGGGGACTGTGTCGATGCAGTAGCGGATTTTCAGTGTGAATGCTTCCGGGGATTCATTGGGAAGAAGTGCGACATCAACGTTGATGACTGTGTGCGGCACCAGTGCCTAAATGGAGCTACTTGCGTTGATGGGGTTTATGGCTACTCCTGCAAGTGCCCTCCTCAGTATTCGGGACCTCGATGCGA ATGGCCATTCCCACCTGAGCAATGTGGTAAGAACTTCACCTGTCTGAATGGTGGCAAGTGCATCAGTGAGAGCTGGGGAGCCAACTGCACTTGCAAGCCAGGTTTCACTGGAAGGAA ttgtCAAATTAATATAAACAAGTGTGATCCAAACCCTTGCCAGAACGGAGGTACGTGTCAAGACTCTGAGAACAAATACGAGTGCTTGTGCAGTGCCAGCTACACGGGAGAGCGCTGTGACATTAAC CAGCCACTGTGGGCGCATCTTAGCAACTCCTCCGTTGTGGGAGCAGtcggggctgcaggggctgccctTCTCCTTGCAGTTGTTGCAGTCACAGCGATTGCCATGAAGAGGAGGAGAGCAACTCAGGGAACCTACAGCCCAAGCCGTCAAGAAAAGGATGGGGCTCGAGTGGAAATGTGGAACGTAATCAAGATGCCACCAACTGAGCGGCTGATATAA
- the CRB2 gene encoding protein crumbs homolog 2 isoform X4 codes for MQLPQKSNEILSPLGSMQNGSTRNPGWACNFGDSLLGAEITGTSYSENDSSCSSSPCENGGSCKDLEGGYQCTCPMEPVAYMGINCELLYDACIKHECPARRICNRTPGLLEYECICMPGFTGIDCNININECESNPCKDPHFECVDSVNGYTCECQTELNGEGCQTESSVCSSHPCLNNGTCVEGPGEYTCICQPGFTGANCRDNIDECASNPCQNGAICRDRVNEYSCFCVPGFQGYNCEIDINECASRPCKNNGTCLNEMDHYLCKCVPGYTGMNCDAEIDECDSDPCQNGALCNDHVGFYTCTCAPGYQGIHCEVDINECVSQPCQHNGTCHDLINSYRCDCSDTGFEGNHCELDILECASEPCLNSATCVEGIKNYGCACWPGYTGQHCEEDVDECATEPCHNGGVCFERSNQAYYGTRPDFPSNFSYSQAAGFLCWCQPGFAGETCFTNIDECESQPCQNGGLCVDLINGFLCHCLPGYSGVECAVNINECEEGPCKNGAVCEDGIADYTCHCVPSQDGIIWGGKNCSVKLTGCQTHDCQNEALCIPTYQAESHGHLCQCQPGFYDATCSTPTTFSFASRGYLLIELPVNNQSRRDVAGDQLASVSLRFRTTLPSAILFYRGHEAEYLFLELLDGILHAGLKREDAGYTLTLEGLRVDDGQWHKVEVVLHSTVQLKLWHDSCDAGVCLQSSPLPQGTALIPHAFLNMYVGGAEDPMANNTQSQQGFVGCLEDFQVDAEAVLPMDLPVGESSPVKLGCDRTEWCLSQPCFHGGLCVDLWATFRCDCSRPYGGPACSYEHPAATFGLENSTSFASFSLSDSLGANFNISFFIRSRKPNGLLLQIGNETDPCLTIYLKNGKLKIEMVSTDTVTFPENLVDGRRHLVALSFQGGIVGAHLSDTYLELGQLVARPLLVGYEVYIGGHPNPDSADLWGGYFKGCLQDIQLNSHQIQFFQVENYSLPQELNRTQNGNLVNGCISDNTCKSEPCQNGGRCIVTWNDFRCSCPANFTGKFCEERVWCESDPCPEATTCIDVLAGYVCLANATFNSYAAVEFTTNTSVTRTLSSLHIDFRTRDEDAVLLRAVEEVDFLQIAIKNSSLLIDIRSGNSIEGVSFLSQKSVTDGAWHTISVSMEEPSALSSRWLVRLDGSVNMTLQGNAGNLDFLKNNALIVLAENFTGCLGQVKIGGIYLPFTAHLSYPQPEQFQQSSRRTIQLGCTGADVCASSPCLNAGTCEDLFNSFSCACSAGWGGLLCESNIDDCQSSPCVHGDCVDAVADFQCECFRGFIGKKCDINVDDCVRHQCLNGATCVDGVYGYSCKCPPQYSGPRCEWPFPPEQCGKNFTCLNGGKCISESWGANCTCKPGFTGRNCQININKCDPNPCQNGGTCQDSENKYECLCSASYTGERCDINPLWAHLSNSSVVGAVGAAGAALLLAVVAVTAIAMKRRRATQGTYSPSRQEKDGARVEMWNVIKMPPTERLI; via the exons GAACTTCATACTCTGAAAATGATAGCAGCTGTTCCTCATCCCCATGTGAAAATGGTGGCAGCTGTAAGGATTTGGAAGGGGGTTACCAGTGCACCTGCCCCATGGAGCCTGTAGCCTATATGGGTATAAACTGTGAACTCCTCTATGATGCATGCATTAAACATGAGTGTCCTGCCCGTAGGATTTGCAACAGGACTCCAGGACTCCTGGAATATGAATGCATCTGTATGCCTGGCTTTACAGGTATTGATTGTAACATTAATATTAATGAGTGTGAGAGCAACCCTTGTAAAGATCCTCATTTTGAATGTGTAGATAGTGTAAATGGATACACCTGTGAATGCCAAACAGAACTGAATGGAGAAGGCTGCCAAACAGAAAGCTCTGTGTGCTCTAGCCACCCCTGCCTAAATAACGGGACATGTGTCGAGGGTCCTGGGGAGTATACCTGCATCTGCCAGCCTGGCTTCACCGGGGCCAACTGCAGAGACAACATTGATGAGTGCGCCTCCAATCCCTGCCAGAACGGAGCCATCTGCCGAGACAGGGTGAATGAGTATAGCTGTTTCTGTGTGCCTGGGTTCCAAGGATACAACTGTGAAATAGACATCAACGAGTGTGCGTCCCGGCCCTGTAAAAACAATGGCACCTGCCTGAATGAGATGGATCACTATTTGTGCAAGTGCGTCCCCGGCTACACAG GTATGAACTGTGATGCTGAAATAGATGAATGTGATTCAGACCCTTGCCAGAATGGGGCCTTGTGCAATGATCATGTTGGGTTCTACACCTGCACCTGTGCACCAGGTTACCAAGGAATCCACTGTGAGGTGGACATTAATGAATGTGTGAGCCAACCATGCCAGCACAATGGGACATGTCATGACCTCATTAACAG CTACCGTTGTGACTGCAGTGACACAGGCTTTGAGGGGAACCACTGTGAGTTGGATATCCTGGAGTGTGCCTCTGAACCCTGTCTGAACAGTGCCACATGCGTGGAGGGAATCAAAAACTACGGCTGTGCCTGCTGGCCAG GTTACACAGGACAGCACTGTGAAGAGGATGTGGATGAGTGTGCGACAGAACCCTGTCACAACGGAGGTGTATGCTTTGAGCGATCCAACCAAGCCTATTATGGAACACGACCTGACTTCCCCAGTAATTTCAGCTATAGCCAAGCAGCTGGTTTCCTCTGTTGGTGCCAGCCAGGCTTTGCAG GGGAGACCTGCTTTACTAACATTGATGAGTGCGAGTCCCAGCCGTGTCAGAATGGAGGGCTCTGCGTGGACCTTATTAATGGCTTCCTTTGTCATTGCCTACCAGGTTATTCAG GTGTGGAATGTGCTGTTAACATCAATGAGTGTGAGGAGGGTCCCTGCAAGAATGGAGCTGTCTGTGAGGATGGCATTGCTGACTATACCTGCCACTGTGTCCCTAGCCAGGATGGCATTATATGGGGAGGGAAGAACTGCTCTGTCAAGCTCACTGGGTGCCAGACGCATGACTGCCAAAATGAGGCCTTGTGCATCCCAACCTACCAAGCTGAGAGCCACGGCCACCTGTGCCAGTGCCAGCCTGGTTTCTATGATGCCACATGCTCAACACCAAcaacattttcctttgcttccagagGGTATCTCCTCATTGAGCTGCCCGTGAACAATCAGAGCAGGAGGGACGTAGCAGGAGATCAGCTTGCCAGCGTGTCCCTCCGGTTCCGAACCACCTTGCCCAGCGCTATCCTTTTTTACCGAGGCCATGAAGCTGAATACTTGTTCCTGGAGCTCCTTGATGGCATTCTGCATGCAGGACTGAAGAGGGAGGATGCTGGGTACACGCTGACCCTGGAGGGGCTGAGAGTTGATGATGGCCAGTGGCATAAAGTTGAAGTTGTTCTGCACAGCACTGTGCAGCTAAAGCTCTGGCATGACTCTTGTGATGCAGGTGTCTGCCTGCAGagctctcctctcccacaaggcACTGCTTTGATCCCACATGCCTTCCTGAACATGTATGTTGGAGGTGCTGAGGATCCAATGGCCAACAACACACAGAGCCAGCAAGGCTTTGTCGGCTGCCTGGAAGACTTTCAGGTAGATGCTGAAGCTGTGCTCCCGATGGATCTGCCTGTGGGCGAGTCCTCCCCAGTGAAGCTGGGCTGTGACCGGACAGAGTGgtgcctctcccagccctgctttcatggaggactgtgtgTGGACCTTTGGGCAACCTTCAGGTGTGACTGTTCAAGGCCTTATGGAGGCCCAGCTTGCTCATATG agCACCCAGCAGCAACATTTGGCCTAGAGAACTCCACCAGCTTtgcctctttctccctttctgatAGCCTTGGTGCAAACTTCAACATCTCCTTTTTCATTCGTAGTCGGAAACCTAACGGTTTGCTACTGCAAATCGGCAATGAAACTGACCCCTGTCTCACCATATACTTGAAGAATGGCAAGCTGAAGATAGAGATGGTATCTACAGATACTGTGACGTTTCCAGAAAATTTAGTTGATGGGAGAAGACATTTGGTAGCCTTGTCTTTTCAAGGAGGAATTGTGGGTGCTCACCTATCAGACACATACTTGGAGCTAGGACAGCTCGTAGCAAGACCTCTTTTAGTTGGTTATGAAGTGTATATTGGTGGACATCCTAACCCAGACAGCGCTGATCTGTGGGGAGGCTATTTTAAAGGCTGTTTGCAAGACATCCAACTGAACAGCCACCAAATACAGTTTTTTCAGGTTGAGAACTACAGTCTGCCACAGGAACTCAATAGGACTCAAAATGGTAATCTTGTGAATGGCTGCATCTCTGATAACACCTGCAAG tctgaACCATGTCAGAATGGTGGCAGATGCATTGTCACTTGGAATGATTTCCGTTGCAGCTGTCCAGCAAATTTCACTGGGAAATTTTGCGAAGAGAGAGTCTGGTGTGAAAGTGACCCATGTCCTGAAGCTACCACCTGTATAGATGTTCTAGCAGGATACGTGT GTCTGGCTAATGCAACATTTAATAGTTATGCTGCTGTTGAATTTACCACCAATACATCAGTGACTAGAACTCTGAGCAGCCTCCACATAGATTTCAGAACCAGGGATGAAGATGCTGTTTTGCTTCGGGCTGTGGAAGAAGTGGATTTCCTCCAGATAGCCATTAAGAACTCCTCCCTGCTTATTGACATCAGGAGTGGGAATAGCATCGAAGGTGTCAGCTTCCTGAGTCAGAAGTCCGTCACGGATGGTGCCTGGCACACCATCTCTGTGTCTATGGAAGAGCCATCTGCGCTTTCTTCCAGATGGCTGGTTCGTTTGGATGGGTCTGTTAATATGACTCTGCAGGGAAATGCTGGGAACTTGGACTTCCTAAAGAACAATGCACTGATTGTTCTAGCTGAAAATTTCACTGGCTGCCTAGGACAAGTGAAGATAGGGGGGATCTACCTGCCGTTCACTGCCCATCTCTCGTACCCCCAGCCAGAACAGTTCCAGCAGTCCAGCAGAAGGACCATCCAGCTGGGCTGCACTGGGGCTGATGTTTGCGCTTCCAGCCCTTGCCTCAATGCTGGCACGTGCGAGGACTTGTTCAATTCCTTCAGCTGTGCCTGCAGcgctggctggggggggctgctgtGTGAATCTAACATTGATGACTGCCAGTCAAGCCCATGTGTTCATGGGGACTGTGTCGATGCAGTAGCGGATTTTCAGTGTGAATGCTTCCGGGGATTCATTGGGAAGAAGTGCGACATCAACGTTGATGACTGTGTGCGGCACCAGTGCCTAAATGGAGCTACTTGCGTTGATGGGGTTTATGGCTACTCCTGCAAGTGCCCTCCTCAGTATTCGGGACCTCGATGCGA ATGGCCATTCCCACCTGAGCAATGTGGTAAGAACTTCACCTGTCTGAATGGTGGCAAGTGCATCAGTGAGAGCTGGGGAGCCAACTGCACTTGCAAGCCAGGTTTCACTGGAAGGAA ttgtCAAATTAATATAAACAAGTGTGATCCAAACCCTTGCCAGAACGGAGGTACGTGTCAAGACTCTGAGAACAAATACGAGTGCTTGTGCAGTGCCAGCTACACGGGAGAGCGCTGTGACATTAAC CCACTGTGGGCGCATCTTAGCAACTCCTCCGTTGTGGGAGCAGtcggggctgcaggggctgccctTCTCCTTGCAGTTGTTGCAGTCACAGCGATTGCCATGAAGAGGAGGAGAGCAACTCAGGGAACCTACAGCCCAAGCCGTCAAGAAAAGGATGGGGCTCGAGTGGAAATGTGGAACGTAATCAAGATGCCACCAACTGAGCGGCTGATATAA